A stretch of Leishmania infantum JPCM5 genome chromosome 19 DNA encodes these proteins:
- a CDS encoding putative protein kinase, with the protein MSARRSRLRRVRWLPHQRIVVLKEVDLWAEDCVTEGVDVVAERLWRMRMDASRNGRAQYLAEYLALHVDSSRHYQWLLSNYGPSLRDVLLTSSLTPFTEERCKGVLRRVLLALDQLHRVSMYVHADVSLGNVLTSPSSCDDVVLGDLESVSPIGAVPRGCLGSYLFMAPERLVDGALPLAPHDDIWAFGIVCYNLLTWDVTHPWCALGTESDHSENYWAFLDLMSKAKDVPPCQLLLQSPLSRCSKEALTFVAVCLSWDPACRPSAAELLQHSWMLSP; encoded by the coding sequence ATGAGCGCACGGCGTAGTCGACTCCGCCGCGTTCGGTggctgccgcaccagcgcatcGTGGTGCTCAAAGAGGTCGATTTGTGGGCCGAGGACTGCGTAACGGAGGGTGTGGATGTGGTTGCGGAGCGACTTTGGCGGATGCGCATGGATGCGAGCCGCAACGGGAGAGCGCAGTACTTGGCCGAGTACCTGGCCCTCCATGTCGACTCCTCGCGCCACTATCAGTGGCTCCTAAGCAACTACGGCCCTTCGCTCCGGGACGTGTTGCTCACTTCCTCCCTGACTCCCTTCACAGAGGAGCGCTGCAaaggcgtgctgcgccgtgtcCTCCTGGCGCTCGatcagctgcaccgcgtgtCCATGTACGTGCACGCCGACGTTAGCCTCGGCAATGTCTTGACTTCACCGTCGAGCTGTGACGACGTTGTGCTGGGGGACTTGGAGAGCGTGAGCCCGATCGGTGCTGTGCCTCGTGGGTGTCTTGGGTCATACCTCTTCATGGCGCCGGAGAGACTGGTGGACGGCGCACTGCCCCTCGCCCCTCACGACGACATTTGGGCGTTCGGCATCGTTTGCTACAACCTGCTAACGTGGGACGTGACGCATCCATGGTGTGCTCTAGGGACAGAGTCCGATCACTCGGAGAACTACTGGGCCTTCTTGGACCTCATGTCGAAGGCGAAGGACGTGCCGCCGTGCCAGCTCCTGTTGCAGTCGCCACTGTCACGGTGCTCCAAAGAGGCGCTGACGTTTGTTGCGGTATGTTTGAGTTGGGACCCGGCATGTCGCCCTTctgctgcggagctgctACAGCACAGTTGGATGCTTTCTCCATGA
- a CDS encoding putative potassium voltage-gated channel, which yields MHRIVKVNVGGRYFQTRLTTLLRFPDTSFAKMFEGLASTSALPPTPSPPPQPTESEDVFVDANPDAFEKVLGFLRTNRIQLPLNDECLRAELVHYLNAWDLMPHAFPASAADGAVEGEEAHLIELPDVCVVQLCDHMQHDQGVKRHAMTITYGADGFQLRKLTQMIRRDLNQQLSSTYWQCYQTNERAAFFATTKVANGAADILTTSITQQVVQHTERLGYHLATSYVTLSPDVVHTSVRMLIHNFIFRRVRLPALEAADEASLLGDGGDEVETYQNFEPRPVGPQKVQWADSPSKPPAQDVSTDLWK from the coding sequence ATGCACCGAATCGTCAAGGTGAACGTCGGAGGGCGTTACTTTCAGACACGCCTCACCACGCTGCTCCGCTTCCCCGACACGTCTTTTGCCAAGATGTTTGAGGGACTGGCATCGACGAGCGCCTTACCGCCcactccatcgccgccgccgcagcccacagagagcgaggatGTGTTTGTGGATGCTAACCCCGACGCTTTTGAGAAGGTTCTGGGATTTCTGCGCACCAACCGCATCCAGCTGCCCTTGAATGACGAGTGTCTGCGCGCCGAGCTCGTCCATTATCTCAATGCCTGGGACCTCATGCCGCATGCCTTCCCTGCGTCTGCTGCAGACGGTGCCgtggaaggggaggaggctCATCTCATCGAACTCCCcgacgtgtgcgtggtgcagctgtgcgaCCACATGCAGCACGACCAAGGTGTGAAGCGCCACGCCATGACTATCACCTACGGCGCCGACGGGTTTCAGCTCCGAAAACTCACGCAGATGATCCGCCGAGACCTGAATCAGCAGCTCTCCTCCACTTACTGGCAGTGCTACCAAACCAACGAGCGGGCGGCCTTCTTCGCGACCACCAAGGTGGCCAACGGCGCCGCGGACATTCTCACCACCTCCATCACGCAGCAAGTTGTCCAGCACACGGAGAGACTCGGCTACCACTTAGCCACCTCATATGTGACTCTGAGCCCCGATGTTGTGCACACGAGCGTGCGCATGCTCATCCACAACTTTATCTTTCGGCGAGTGCGGCTCCCTGCGTTGGAGGCTGCAGATGAAGCGTCGCTGCTGGGCGATGGGGGGGACGAGGTGGAGACATACCAGAACTTTGAGCCGCGCCCTGTGGGCCCGCAAAAGGTGCAGTGGGCGGACTCGCCATCGAAGCCGCCGGCACAGGACGTCTCCACTGACCTTTGGAAGTAA
- the ATG8 gene encoding putative ATG8/AUT7/APG8/PAZ2: protein MSSRVAGSYKKAHTLEARLRDAEKVRERAPDRILVICEKAENSPVPDLDKSKFLVPPDATVGGFLVSIRRRITMEAEKALFLFVGDSVPANSTLMSDLFNRYKDEDGFLYVTYSGENTYGWQGLH, encoded by the coding sequence ATGTCTTCCAGAGTAGCTGGGTCGTACAAgaaggcgcacacgctggaggcgcgcctgcgcgaTGCGGAAAAGGTCCGTGAGCGTGCTCCCGATCGCATTCTCGTGATTTGCGAGAAGGCAGAAAACTCACCCGTTCCTGATCTGGACAAGAGCAAGTTCTTGGTACCGCCGGACGCGACCGTTGGCGGCTTTCTCGTGAGCATCCGTCGTCGCATCACCATGGAGGCCGAGAAGgcgctctttctctttgtGGGTGACAGCGTCCCGGCAAACAGCACTCTCATGAGCGACCTCTTCAATCGCTACAAGGATGAGGACGGGTTCTTGTACGTGACGTACTCTGGTGAGAACACGTACGGCTGGCAGGGGCTGCACTAG